In one window of Caballeronia sp. TF1N1 DNA:
- a CDS encoding LysR family transcriptional regulator produces MELRALRYFVEVVKQKSFTAAAEHMFVTQPTISKMVKSLEDEVGSPLLLREGRQMVLTDAGQIVYQRGVDVLAAHARLEAELNDLGTFGRGTLTIGIPPMGGALFTPVIAAFRERYPKIELKLFEQGSKAIEAALIEGELELGGVLQPVDAETFDVLPVSRQLLWLVAQKGSRWDGLNEVVLADLAAEPFVFYGESLALNDVVLNACRAAGFAPTIVGRSGHWDFMAALVQAGIGIALLPAPYCGRLDAEAFTCRPVVAPEIRWDMAVGWRRNGYLSHAARAWIEVAREILPANVDQDFMADGFPRLKRGEAL; encoded by the coding sequence ATGGAATTGCGCGCGTTGAGGTATTTCGTCGAGGTGGTCAAGCAAAAGAGCTTCACTGCTGCCGCCGAGCATATGTTCGTCACTCAGCCGACCATCAGCAAAATGGTCAAGTCACTGGAAGACGAGGTCGGCTCGCCGCTTTTATTGCGGGAAGGCCGTCAGATGGTCCTGACCGATGCCGGACAAATCGTCTATCAGCGTGGCGTCGATGTGCTCGCGGCCCATGCGCGGCTCGAAGCGGAACTGAACGATCTGGGCACGTTCGGGCGTGGCACGCTGACGATCGGCATTCCGCCGATGGGCGGCGCGCTCTTCACGCCCGTCATTGCTGCTTTCAGGGAGCGGTATCCGAAAATCGAGCTGAAGCTGTTCGAGCAAGGCTCAAAGGCGATCGAGGCTGCGTTGATCGAAGGCGAACTCGAACTTGGCGGCGTGCTGCAGCCAGTCGATGCCGAAACGTTCGATGTGCTGCCCGTCAGCCGGCAACTCTTGTGGCTCGTGGCGCAAAAAGGTTCGCGCTGGGACGGTCTGAACGAGGTAGTGCTCGCCGATCTGGCAGCCGAACCCTTTGTGTTCTACGGCGAAAGTCTCGCGCTCAACGACGTCGTGCTGAACGCGTGCCGCGCGGCGGGGTTCGCGCCGACGATCGTCGGTCGCAGCGGGCATTGGGATTTCATGGCGGCGTTGGTACAGGCTGGCATCGGCATCGCGCTGTTGCCCGCGCCTTATTGTGGCCGCCTGGATGCCGAGGCGTTCACCTGCCGGCCGGTCGTCGCGCCCGAGATTCGCTGGGATATGGCCGTCGGCTGGCGGCGCAACGGATATCTGTCGCATGCGGCGCGAGCGTGGATCGAAGTCGCGCGCGAAATACTGCCCGCGAATGTCGATCAGGATTTCATGGCCGATGGCTTTCCGCGGCTGAAGCGTGGCGAGGCGCTGTAA